In Melopsittacus undulatus isolate bMelUnd1 chromosome 6, bMelUnd1.mat.Z, whole genome shotgun sequence, the following proteins share a genomic window:
- the CNN3 gene encoding calponin-3, with amino-acid sequence MTHFNKGPSYGLSAEVKNKIALKYDPQIEEDLRNWIEEVTGLSIGANFQLGLKDGIILCELINKLQPGSVKKINQSKLNWHQLENIGNFIKAIQVYGMKPHDIFEANDLFENGNMTQVQTTLVALAGLAKTKGFHTTIDIGVKYAEKQARSFDAGKLKAGQSVIGLQMGTNKCASQAGMTAYGTRRHLYDPKMQTDKPFDQTTISLQMGTNKGASQAGMLAPGTRRDIYDQKHILQPVDNATISLQMGTNKVASQKGMSVYGLGRQVYDPKYCAAPTEPVIHNGSQGTGTNGSEISDSDYQAEYPDDYHGEYQDDYQRDYHGQYSDQGIDY; translated from the exons ATGACCCACTTCAACAAGGGGCCTTCCTACGGGCTCTCTGCAGAGGTCAAGAACAAG ATTGCCCTGAAGTATGACCCTCAGATAGAAGAAGATCTGCGGAACTGGATAGAAGAGGTGACAGGGCTGAGCATTGGTGCAAACTTTCAACTAGGATTAAAAGATGGCATCATCTTATGCGA GCTTATAAATAAGCTGCAGCCAGGatcagtgaagaaaattaatcaaTCAAAACTAAATTGGCACcag CTGGAGAACATTGGGAATTTTATCAAAGCCATCCAAGTCTACGGCATGAAGCCACATGATATTTTTGAAGCAAATGAtctttttgaaaatggaaatatgACTCAAGTACAGACTACTCTGGTGGCACTAGCAGGTTTG GCAAAAACTAAAGGTTTTCATACTACAATTGATATTGGTGTCAAATATGCAGAGAAACAAGCACGAAGTTTTGATGCAGGAAAACTAAAGGCTGGTCAGAGTGTAATTGGCCTGCAG ATGGGCACCAACAAGTGTGCCAGCCAGGCAGGCATGACTGCTTATGGAACTAGAAGACACCTCTATGATCCAAAAATGCAAACTGATAAGCCCTTTGACCAGACAACAATTAGCCTACAGATGGGCACTAACAAAGGAGCCAGTCAG GCTGGTATGCTGGCGCCAGGTACCAGGAGAGACATCTACGATCAGAAGCACATATTGCAACCTGTGGATAATGCAACTATTTCATTACAAATGGGTACCAACAAAGTGGCTTCACAGAAGGGAATGAGTGTGTATGGGCTTGGACGGCAAGTGTATGACCCCAAGTACTGTGCTGCACCAACAGAGCCTGTCATTCATAATGGCAGCCAAGGAACAGGAACAAATGGGTCAGAAATCAGCGATAGCGATTATCAGGCAGAATACCCAGATGACTATCACGGAGAGTACCAAGATGACTATCAAAGAGATTACCATGGTCAGTACAGCGACCAGGGCATTGATTATTAG